The following proteins are co-located in the Rheinheimera salexigens genome:
- the gspD gene encoding type II secretion system secretin GspD, which produces MKSLQLSFLSRRTLASLLVAASLAVIVPSASVVADEPVMYSPNFKGTDINEFINIVGMNLKKTIIVDPQVRGRINVRSYEMLNEQQYYQFFLNVLEVYSFAVVEMENGILKVVRNKDAKTSNIPVVSDEYPGQGDEMVTRVVQVRNVSVRELAPLLRQFSNQAGGGHVVHYDPSNVIMMTGPAAVVNRLVDIIQRVDKAGDQELEIVKLEYASAPEIVRILESIYKSQGRGDQPDFLVPRIVADERTNSVIVSGEIQARQRVIELAKRLDSELKTSGNTRVFYLKYAKAEELVPVLKGVSESIVAEVQGGQSTASPSGARRASGGSSRAISIDAHNDSNSLVITAQPDMMRSLEEVLRKLDIRRAQVLVEAIIVEVFEGDGTDLGVQWLNKNFGGTNFNSGNTIPLMNVAGAALSARPTKNPPRVEQSTIPGVPSTTVPVPDTEGDYSAAAQVLGSLNGAMLGFISGDWGAILQAVRTSSNSNVLSTPHITTMDNQEAFFLVGQEVPVITGSTTGANNTNPFQQVNRQEVGIKLKVTPQINEGNAVQLTIEQEVSSIGGATAVDITINKREIKTTVMADDGATVVLGGLIDEDVQESESKIPLLGDIPFLGHLFKTTSVTKQKRNLMVFIKATIVREGSAISGISKEKYNYIRAEQLKRDEEGIRLMPNTKQVILPEWNDALELPPTFDEYMQKQQPEGLSATESKGLQD; this is translated from the coding sequence ATGAAATCATTGCAGCTCTCTTTTCTTTCTCGCCGAACTTTGGCTAGCCTTTTAGTCGCAGCTTCTCTTGCTGTTATCGTCCCTAGCGCGAGTGTTGTTGCTGATGAACCCGTAATGTACTCGCCTAACTTTAAAGGCACCGATATTAATGAGTTTATTAATATCGTTGGCATGAATTTAAAGAAAACCATTATCGTTGATCCACAAGTGCGCGGCCGGATTAATGTGCGCAGTTACGAAATGCTTAACGAGCAGCAGTATTATCAGTTTTTTTTAAATGTGCTGGAAGTCTATAGTTTTGCTGTGGTGGAAATGGAAAACGGCATTTTAAAAGTAGTGCGTAATAAAGATGCCAAAACCAGCAATATTCCTGTTGTTAGTGACGAGTATCCAGGCCAAGGTGACGAGATGGTCACGCGCGTGGTACAGGTACGTAACGTGTCGGTGCGTGAATTAGCGCCGTTGTTACGCCAATTTAGTAATCAGGCCGGTGGTGGCCATGTTGTGCATTATGATCCATCAAACGTGATTATGATGACAGGACCGGCTGCGGTGGTAAATCGCTTGGTGGATATTATTCAACGGGTGGATAAAGCCGGAGACCAAGAATTAGAAATAGTTAAACTTGAATATGCCTCTGCGCCAGAAATAGTCAGAATTCTTGAAAGCATTTATAAAAGCCAAGGTCGTGGCGATCAGCCCGATTTCTTAGTGCCACGAATTGTTGCCGATGAGCGCACTAACAGCGTAATTGTCAGTGGTGAGATCCAAGCCAGACAGCGGGTGATTGAATTAGCCAAACGCTTAGATTCAGAATTAAAAACCAGTGGTAATACTCGGGTGTTTTATCTGAAATATGCTAAAGCCGAAGAGTTAGTGCCGGTGTTAAAAGGGGTTAGTGAGTCTATTGTTGCTGAAGTACAAGGCGGCCAGAGCACAGCCTCACCAAGTGGCGCAAGACGTGCATCCGGTGGCAGCTCGCGCGCCATTAGCATCGATGCCCACAACGATAGCAACAGTTTAGTGATTACAGCCCAGCCTGACATGATGCGTTCACTAGAAGAAGTGCTGCGTAAATTAGATATTCGCCGTGCGCAGGTATTAGTAGAAGCCATTATTGTTGAAGTATTTGAAGGCGATGGCACCGATTTAGGTGTGCAGTGGTTAAATAAAAACTTTGGTGGTACCAACTTTAATAGCGGCAACACTATTCCATTAATGAATGTCGCTGGCGCCGCATTATCAGCGCGGCCGACCAAAAATCCACCTCGGGTAGAGCAGTCGACTATTCCGGGCGTACCCAGCACGACAGTGCCAGTGCCTGATACTGAAGGCGACTACAGTGCCGCGGCTCAGGTGTTAGGCTCATTGAATGGCGCTATGTTAGGCTTTATTTCTGGCGATTGGGGCGCAATTTTGCAAGCCGTCCGTACTAGCTCTAACTCTAACGTGTTATCAACACCGCACATTACCACTATGGATAATCAAGAAGCGTTTTTCTTAGTTGGCCAAGAAGTACCTGTTATCACCGGCTCAACCACCGGAGCCAATAACACTAACCCCTTCCAGCAAGTTAATCGCCAAGAAGTGGGCATTAAGTTAAAAGTGACGCCACAAATTAACGAAGGTAATGCGGTTCAACTGACTATAGAGCAAGAAGTATCCAGTATTGGTGGCGCTACTGCAGTTGATATCACCATTAATAAACGGGAAATTAAAACCACTGTTATGGCCGATGATGGTGCAACAGTAGTATTAGGCGGTTTAATTGATGAAGACGTGCAGGAAAGCGAGTCTAAAATTCCGCTGCTAGGCGATATTCCGTTTTTGGGCCATTTATTTAAAACCACCAGCGTGACCAAACAAAAACGTAACTTAATGGTGTTTATTAAAGCCACTATTGTCCGTGAAGGTTCGGCGATATCGGGTATTTCCAAAGAAAAATATAATTATATTCGTGCCGAGCAGTTAAAGCGGGATGAAGAAGGCATTCGTTTAATGCCCAATACCAAGCAAGTTATTTTACCAGAGTGGAACGACGCTTTAGAATTACCGCCGACCTTTGATGAATATATGCAGAAGCAGCAGCCAGAAGGTTTGTCAGCGACAGAAAGTAAAGGGCTGCAAGACTAA
- the gspC gene encoding type II secretion system protein GspC codes for MKPLLQLEQFWHQLEKIPLNNLRLILNVLLSVLLAWLLAKLSWQLLPSPAQTDAIVPPALQLNAANANAAKNKVDLSALVSFSLFGKADQVTANKSEPVPVVTEAPKTNLNVKLTGLVAISQVPEQGSAIIESRGAEATYAIDDKIDGTNAVLKQVLHDRVLLQQAGRYETLMLDGMEYTKIAQANIGLGRSDADNFESNVEQQDDMAPTLDPMQPLQTNEILSEQRQQLLAEPMKFFDYIRVSPQRREGQLVGYRLTPGKDPALFNQLGLQANDLAIEINGIRLDDMQQAMGVINELREAQEATIKIERDGETKDILVSLSQ; via the coding sequence ATGAAGCCGTTATTACAACTAGAACAATTTTGGCATCAGCTTGAAAAAATTCCACTGAATAACCTTCGGTTGATATTGAATGTGCTATTGAGCGTTTTATTAGCTTGGCTTTTAGCTAAGCTAAGTTGGCAGCTATTGCCTAGTCCAGCACAAACTGATGCTATAGTCCCTCCAGCTTTGCAACTTAATGCCGCGAATGCTAATGCTGCGAAAAATAAAGTCGATTTATCGGCTTTAGTCAGTTTTTCATTGTTTGGTAAAGCCGACCAAGTTACAGCCAATAAATCTGAGCCGGTGCCGGTAGTGACTGAAGCGCCAAAAACTAATTTAAATGTTAAATTAACCGGCTTAGTGGCTATTAGCCAAGTACCTGAGCAAGGTAGTGCTATTATCGAAAGCCGCGGTGCTGAAGCAACCTATGCCATTGACGATAAAATTGATGGCACTAACGCCGTATTGAAGCAAGTGTTGCATGACCGGGTATTACTGCAACAAGCTGGCCGTTATGAAACCTTAATGTTAGATGGTATGGAGTATACAAAGATTGCTCAAGCCAATATTGGTTTAGGTCGTAGTGATGCGGATAATTTTGAAAGTAATGTTGAGCAACAAGATGATATGGCACCAACATTAGACCCTATGCAGCCGCTACAAACCAATGAGATACTTTCTGAGCAACGTCAGCAGTTATTAGCTGAACCGATGAAGTTTTTTGATTATATTCGGGTTTCGCCACAACGTAGGGAAGGCCAGTTAGTTGGCTACCGTTTAACGCCAGGTAAAGACCCCGCTTTATTTAATCAGCTTGGTTTACAGGCCAACGATTTAGCCATCGAAATTAATGGCATACGTTTAGATGACATGCAGCAGGCAATGGGTGTCATTAATGAATTACGTGAAGCTCAAGAAGCGACAATAAAAATAGAGCGAGATGGTGAAACTAAAGATATTTTAGTTAGCCTATCGCAATAA
- the hslR gene encoding ribosome-associated heat shock protein Hsp15 has product MQQKLKKSVSEAPAIRLDKWLWACRFYKTRAIAKNMIEGGKVHYNGQRCKASKTVELGATVKVTQGTDEKHVIIQVLAEKRLAATLAQMLYTETAQSVELRLQRAELRKTNSLFAPHPDTKPDKKERRKLLLLKSQQ; this is encoded by the coding sequence ATGCAGCAAAAATTAAAAAAATCAGTTTCTGAAGCACCCGCAATCCGTTTAGATAAATGGCTTTGGGCCTGTCGTTTTTATAAAACCCGCGCTATAGCAAAAAACATGATAGAGGGCGGCAAGGTACATTATAATGGTCAGCGCTGCAAAGCTAGTAAAACAGTGGAACTAGGTGCAACGGTTAAAGTGACACAAGGCACTGACGAAAAACATGTAATTATACAAGTGCTAGCAGAAAAACGCTTAGCGGCTACCTTAGCTCAAATGCTATATACCGAAACCGCCCAAAGCGTTGAGTTACGTTTACAGCGTGCTGAATTACGAAAAACTAATTCTTTATTTGCACCGCACCCTGACACTAAACCCGATAAAAAAGAGCGGCGTAAGTTGCTTTTATTAAAATCACAGCAGTAA
- the hslO gene encoding Hsp33 family molecular chaperone HslO, whose protein sequence is MTSDNLYRFIFQDKHVRGELVQLSSSLDNMLLNHDYSLPVKQLLAELVAATSLLTATLKFEGEIAVQIQGDGPLRFAAVNGSDQQQFRGIARMRAELQGDSFRDLVGEGHMLVTITPKQGERYQGIIPLTGDSLTHTLETYFAQSEQLPTRLYLFTDIQQQHCRAAGFMLQVLPVNQQQAKIDFAELTILSNTLTADETLNLPVEQLLHRLYHEEDIKLFAAQAVSFVCGCSREKTEAAIISLGQAIINEHIAEGKLEISCDYCNNNYVFNSADLQQLSDKL, encoded by the coding sequence ATGACTTCAGATAATTTATACCGTTTTATATTTCAAGATAAGCATGTCCGTGGCGAATTGGTTCAACTCTCTAGCAGCCTGGATAATATGTTGTTGAATCATGATTATTCCCTGCCAGTAAAACAACTGTTGGCTGAATTAGTTGCCGCTACCAGTTTACTGACCGCGACCCTTAAATTTGAAGGCGAAATTGCAGTACAAATTCAAGGTGATGGCCCTCTTCGCTTTGCTGCTGTAAATGGCAGCGATCAACAGCAGTTTCGCGGTATTGCACGAATGCGCGCAGAGCTACAAGGTGATAGCTTCCGTGATCTGGTAGGTGAAGGTCATATGTTGGTTACCATTACGCCAAAGCAAGGTGAACGTTACCAGGGCATTATCCCGTTAACGGGCGACAGCTTAACCCATACCCTTGAAACCTATTTTGCTCAATCAGAGCAATTACCTACCCGGTTATATTTATTTACTGATATTCAACAGCAGCATTGTCGTGCTGCCGGGTTTATGCTGCAAGTACTGCCGGTAAATCAACAGCAAGCGAAAATAGATTTTGCTGAGTTAACCATATTAAGTAACACCCTTACTGCCGATGAAACCCTTAACCTACCAGTTGAACAGTTATTACACCGTTTGTACCATGAAGAAGATATTAAGTTATTTGCTGCGCAAGCAGTCAGTTTTGTTTGTGGCTGTTCACGAGAAAAAACCGAAGCGGCTATTATCAGTTTAGGCCAAGCGATTATTAACGAACACATAGCCGAAGGTAAATTAGAAATTAGCTGTGATTATTGTAATAACAACTATGTCTTCAATAGCGCTGATTTACAGCAGTTAAGCGACAAGCTGTGA
- the rrtA gene encoding rhombosortase yields the protein MLRLGITLPLAQRHLLPVLMVAALLGLLFLLPEHFANWLMFEREALKSGQLWRLFSGQFMHLSLAHLLLNLSGIAMFWLLFAEYTAGWRFLWLLPLLALGCSTGIWFFASNIDYYVGFSGVLYGLFAWGALQDVMQRQPFSRLLLLVIITKVSYEFIFSPIPIAAINANPLATAAHFFGVISALMIISISYLFSSKLHRNT from the coding sequence ATGTTAAGGCTCGGCATAACATTACCCCTAGCGCAGCGCCATTTGCTTCCAGTACTAATGGTCGCTGCATTGCTTGGGTTATTGTTTTTATTACCTGAACACTTTGCAAATTGGTTAATGTTTGAACGCGAAGCGCTTAAATCTGGTCAGTTATGGCGCTTATTTAGCGGGCAGTTTATGCATTTAAGCTTAGCTCACCTGTTATTAAACTTGTCTGGTATAGCGATGTTTTGGCTGTTATTTGCCGAATATACTGCTGGTTGGCGCTTTCTCTGGTTACTCCCGCTCTTAGCGCTGGGCTGCAGTACTGGCATCTGGTTTTTTGCATCTAACATTGACTACTACGTGGGTTTCTCTGGTGTGCTTTATGGTTTGTTTGCTTGGGGTGCGCTGCAAGATGTTATGCAGCGCCAGCCTTTTTCTCGCTTGTTACTCTTGGTGATTATTACTAAGGTTAGTTACGAATTTATTTTTTCACCGATCCCAATCGCTGCTATTAACGCCAATCCGTTAGCAACAGCCGCTCATTTTTTTGGCGTAATAAGTGCGCTCATGATTATCAGTATAAGTTACTTATTCAGTAGCAAATTGCACCGGAATACATAA
- a CDS encoding S8 family serine peptidase codes for MQSKSRALPKMTVLAAFVASTVSYGAIASTLTAVPLTTGPSLMQQHTGFDKSATLIQQQFPTYYIIQLEDASLATYSGGVRGLAPTHRLIANEDKLNTQSVAATAYNQYLESRQAEVVSVLQSKFPSLQVQRNLSITFNGLIVSVPGQVDLKKQLQSVPGVKNVFEHEIYEAQLDTSLALINAPAVWDAIGQRDRAGEGIKVAIIDSGIRAEHPMFASNGHTRPEGLPTDDYCATVDPTFCNDKLVLARYYTPTFQVHANESISPLDFGGHGTHVAGTAVGNAVSTTYAGVDVSFSGVAPGATVMAYKALFQTPEGRGSGSNIMLIAALEDAVADGADVINNSWGGGAGGDPANSVYAPIFTAAEAAGVVIVTAAGNDGPGAKTVGCPACVEAGITVASTQTGRSFGHLVNASGITDVAAIPGSGDFEITADINALLMPAINVDEANALGCDAFPEASLSGQIVLLSRGACNFAQKANNAQAAGAVGMILFNNAPGVISMSMPGATLPSVSILQQDGEAILAAWQAGDEATITKSMQLNNAAAVDAMSDFSSRGPNGDSSFLKPDIAAPGSDILSAYSPGSDETQYNVISGTSMASPHVAGAAALLRQLRPELNAFQIKSILMTSSNPAVKMQDLESVTTPFDRGAGRLDVLAASKAAVSFDKPSFVSTGCVINCSFERTVTNLMPAEGNWQGRVEFVSDKVTGSLSTPDLSIAVDGTTTFNLTVDTSFAEEGWQFGQVVWTDASGKYPTAHLPIAVMAARSDDSQLVNTTVMAGEVTAGEAFNMSARAGDSGSGLPVSFTVHIPEGTELVEGSVDIELARASQNGFSIAPNKRVMTWAGSVNSAPDVTSLAPTSAFPYAGYVMADFGITSTQLPCDAGCDEVSYGFGLGSYGGFIWNGQQVDTITVSDNGFIAAASQNTTGAYLNQELPDVTSPNAVIAPLWTDYAIGAENGGQINYNVLNDGTNQWFVLEWDNVAEWNSATGDRFTFAIWIKLGTDEVYFNYIDVPAMPANSTIGIEDITGQKGTSRFYNGVGTAAMTGDALLARLAPGAKGSVVINYDLVASSFGTATDASVSTVEQAPVQVDLATAFTTGTEGLLSKVSLVTSDETYRAAQPFAIQPSDDVTISIVTAPEHGVLAPAMTTPSDDTTATAIPFSYTYIAQEGYVGVDTFTYQVVDAKGNKTNEATVTVNVQRDNTAPVAKASATPARAQAGATVSLSAAASTDVDGDSLTYSWSQTAGPNVAITGGSGVTASFVAPAFAADTGLTFNVTVSDGYETSTASTNVTVVRAKSSKKWYEGSFSAVIALFALPLVWLRRRRTSVK; via the coding sequence ATGCAGTCTAAATCTAGGGCGCTGCCAAAAATGACAGTGTTAGCCGCTTTTGTCGCATCTACAGTTTCATATGGAGCTATAGCCAGTACGTTGACTGCTGTACCATTAACAACAGGCCCAAGCCTGATGCAGCAACATACAGGCTTTGATAAATCCGCGACGTTAATTCAGCAGCAATTTCCAACTTATTATATTATTCAATTAGAAGATGCGTCTTTAGCAACGTATAGCGGCGGCGTGCGTGGTTTAGCGCCAACGCACAGGTTAATCGCTAATGAAGATAAGTTAAATACCCAATCTGTTGCAGCTACAGCCTATAATCAATATTTAGAATCACGTCAGGCTGAGGTGGTTTCTGTTTTACAATCAAAATTTCCTTCATTACAAGTACAACGTAATTTAAGTATTACCTTTAACGGTTTAATTGTTAGCGTGCCAGGCCAAGTTGATCTGAAAAAACAATTACAAAGTGTGCCCGGTGTTAAGAACGTATTTGAACATGAGATATATGAAGCCCAATTAGATACATCGCTAGCATTAATTAATGCCCCAGCGGTGTGGGACGCTATTGGCCAGCGCGATCGTGCCGGTGAAGGCATTAAGGTAGCGATTATAGATAGTGGTATTCGAGCTGAGCATCCCATGTTTGCTAGCAATGGCCATACCCGACCAGAAGGCTTACCTACAGATGATTACTGCGCAACAGTTGATCCGACTTTCTGTAATGATAAATTAGTATTAGCCCGTTATTACACGCCAACATTCCAAGTACACGCTAACGAAAGTATTAGTCCATTGGATTTTGGTGGCCATGGTACGCACGTAGCGGGTACTGCTGTGGGTAATGCCGTAAGTACCACCTATGCTGGTGTCGATGTTAGCTTTTCTGGTGTGGCGCCAGGCGCAACAGTAATGGCTTATAAAGCGTTATTCCAAACGCCTGAAGGTCGCGGAAGCGGTTCAAACATCATGTTAATTGCCGCATTAGAAGATGCGGTTGCCGATGGTGCAGATGTCATTAATAACTCATGGGGCGGCGGCGCAGGTGGCGATCCGGCAAATAGTGTTTACGCACCCATTTTTACTGCTGCTGAAGCGGCAGGCGTTGTGATTGTTACCGCCGCAGGTAACGATGGTCCAGGTGCAAAAACAGTTGGCTGTCCAGCATGTGTTGAGGCAGGTATCACCGTTGCGAGCACTCAAACCGGCCGTAGTTTTGGTCATTTAGTTAACGCATCGGGTATAACCGATGTCGCTGCGATTCCCGGCTCAGGTGACTTTGAAATCACTGCAGACATTAACGCTTTATTGATGCCAGCTATTAATGTCGATGAAGCCAATGCGCTGGGTTGTGATGCCTTCCCAGAAGCATCATTAAGCGGTCAAATAGTATTGCTTTCTCGCGGTGCCTGTAATTTCGCACAGAAAGCCAATAATGCTCAAGCCGCTGGCGCTGTGGGTATGATTTTATTTAATAACGCCCCAGGGGTTATTAGTATGTCAATGCCGGGCGCGACTTTGCCCAGTGTGTCTATCTTACAGCAAGATGGCGAAGCTATTTTAGCGGCATGGCAAGCGGGTGATGAAGCAACTATTACTAAAAGCATGCAGTTAAATAATGCTGCTGCAGTTGATGCAATGTCAGATTTTAGTTCGCGTGGGCCAAATGGTGATAGCAGCTTCTTAAAGCCAGATATTGCTGCGCCAGGCTCTGATATTTTATCAGCGTATTCGCCAGGTAGTGATGAAACCCAATATAATGTTATTTCTGGTACCTCAATGGCCAGCCCGCATGTTGCAGGTGCAGCTGCCTTGTTACGCCAGTTGCGTCCAGAATTAAATGCATTCCAAATTAAATCTATTTTAATGACTTCTAGTAATCCTGCAGTAAAAATGCAAGATTTAGAGTCAGTAACGACGCCATTTGATCGTGGAGCAGGCCGCCTTGACGTGCTAGCCGCGAGCAAAGCTGCGGTTAGCTTTGATAAACCCTCTTTTGTTTCTACCGGCTGTGTTATCAACTGTAGCTTTGAGCGCACGGTAACAAACCTAATGCCAGCTGAAGGAAATTGGCAAGGCCGTGTTGAATTTGTAAGTGATAAAGTAACAGGTAGTTTATCAACACCCGATCTTAGTATTGCCGTCGACGGCACAACAACATTTAATTTAACAGTGGACACTTCTTTTGCTGAAGAAGGGTGGCAGTTTGGTCAAGTAGTATGGACAGACGCGTCAGGTAAATATCCCACTGCGCATTTACCTATTGCTGTTATGGCCGCACGGTCAGATGATAGTCAATTAGTGAATACAACAGTTATGGCCGGTGAAGTGACTGCAGGTGAAGCCTTTAACATGAGCGCTCGTGCGGGCGACAGCGGCAGCGGACTACCTGTGAGCTTTACGGTTCATATCCCAGAAGGCACTGAGTTAGTTGAAGGCTCTGTTGATATTGAGTTAGCGCGAGCTTCCCAAAATGGCTTTAGCATAGCGCCAAATAAGCGCGTTATGACCTGGGCAGGTTCAGTGAATAGTGCTCCTGATGTGACATCATTAGCGCCTACTTCAGCCTTCCCGTATGCCGGTTATGTTATGGCTGATTTTGGGATAACAAGCACTCAGCTACCTTGTGATGCAGGTTGTGATGAGGTTTCATACGGCTTTGGTCTGGGTAGTTATGGTGGGTTTATTTGGAATGGTCAGCAAGTTGATACTATAACTGTGTCTGATAATGGCTTTATCGCTGCAGCATCGCAAAATACCACGGGCGCTTATCTAAACCAAGAATTACCTGATGTTACGTCACCTAATGCGGTTATAGCCCCACTGTGGACTGACTACGCTATAGGCGCAGAGAATGGTGGCCAAATTAATTACAATGTGCTTAATGATGGCACTAATCAGTGGTTTGTTTTGGAATGGGATAATGTCGCTGAGTGGAATTCTGCTACAGGTGATCGGTTTACCTTTGCAATATGGATTAAGTTAGGTACAGACGAAGTTTACTTTAACTATATTGATGTCCCAGCTATGCCTGCTAATTCAACAATAGGCATCGAGGATATTACGGGCCAAAAAGGTACGTCTCGATTCTATAACGGAGTTGGAACGGCAGCGATGACAGGTGATGCATTACTTGCTCGTCTAGCGCCAGGTGCAAAAGGCTCAGTGGTCATTAACTATGACTTAGTGGCTTCCTCGTTTGGTACGGCAACCGATGCTAGTGTCTCAACAGTAGAGCAAGCCCCCGTTCAGGTTGATTTAGCAACTGCATTTACTACCGGTACAGAAGGTTTATTATCAAAGGTTAGCTTAGTTACCAGTGATGAAACCTACAGAGCTGCACAACCTTTTGCTATCCAGCCAAGCGACGACGTTACTATCAGTATCGTCACTGCACCAGAACATGGTGTGCTTGCACCTGCAATGACAACACCTAGCGATGATACGACAGCGACAGCAATCCCGTTTAGCTATACCTATATAGCGCAAGAGGGATATGTTGGCGTTGATACATTTACGTATCAGGTAGTCGATGCAAAGGGTAATAAAACCAACGAAGCAACGGTTACTGTTAATGTACAGCGTGACAACACAGCACCAGTAGCTAAAGCATCAGCAACACCGGCGCGAGCCCAGGCTGGCGCGACGGTAAGCTTAAGTGCTGCAGCAAGTACTGATGTTGATGGCGATAGCTTAACCTATAGTTGGTCGCAAACGGCAGGTCCTAATGTTGCGATAACGGGTGGGTCAGGTGTGACAGCAAGTTTTGTTGCGCCAGCGTTCGCGGCTGATACAGGGTTAACATTTAATGTAACTGTATCAGATGGTTACGAGACTAGCACGGCATCAACTAATGTGACTGTGGTTCGAGCCAAAAGTAGCAAAAAATGGTATGAAGGTAGTTTTAGTGCAGTAATTGCATTGTTTGCCTTACCACTAGTGTGGCTACGTCGCCGCCGTACCTCAGTAAAATAA
- the envZ gene encoding two-component system sensor histidine kinase EnvZ — translation MRLVPRSAFGQTVFLIALLLLINQLVSYLSVALYVIKPSTQQITHLVAKQIKVVFIDVDNPQLLLDSPINARLQQVTGIEVYTEAEAMQQGLTEARYYAYFSDLMSKELASKAEVRVGQGDSYAFWVQSSQAAGYWIKVPLTGLDETDFSPLTFYLLLIGILSVGGAWLFARQLNRPLKSLQLAALQVGRGEFPAPLAEQKGSTEVIAVTKAFNYMARGIQQLEKDRALLMAGVSHDLRTPLTRIRLASEMMHEQDSWVRDGIINDIEDMNAIIDQFIDYLRHHKEEVAEKENLNNLIRELVQAELVQQRAISTDLDTNLPFIYLRRIAIKRLLNNLLENALRYSEGAIEISSGYERKKKRVFIQVRDHGPGIPETNIPTMFQPFTQGDEARGSSGSGLGLAIIKKIVDMHHGEIELHNHVEGGLVVSIYLPIKPKSKLL, via the coding sequence ATGCGTTTAGTGCCTCGTAGTGCCTTTGGTCAAACGGTTTTTTTAATCGCCTTATTGCTATTAATTAATCAGCTAGTGTCTTACTTATCGGTTGCCTTATATGTCATAAAACCCAGCACCCAGCAAATTACCCACCTTGTCGCCAAGCAAATAAAAGTGGTATTTATAGACGTTGATAACCCACAGCTATTGCTAGACAGCCCAATTAACGCAAGGCTACAACAAGTCACCGGCATTGAGGTTTATACTGAAGCTGAGGCTATGCAGCAAGGCTTAACAGAAGCTCGTTATTACGCTTATTTTTCTGATTTAATGTCAAAAGAACTGGCAAGTAAAGCCGAGGTTAGGGTGGGCCAAGGCGATTCTTATGCATTTTGGGTGCAATCATCTCAGGCAGCAGGTTATTGGATAAAGGTCCCCTTAACCGGCTTAGACGAAACTGATTTTTCACCACTAACATTTTATTTATTATTAATCGGTATATTGAGCGTGGGTGGTGCTTGGTTATTTGCTCGGCAATTGAATAGGCCGTTAAAAAGTTTGCAACTAGCGGCTTTACAAGTGGGTAGAGGAGAATTTCCGGCGCCGTTAGCTGAGCAAAAAGGCTCTACAGAAGTGATAGCTGTAACCAAAGCCTTTAATTATATGGCCCGGGGCATTCAGCAATTAGAAAAAGATCGGGCATTGTTAATGGCTGGTGTGTCACACGATTTACGCACACCGCTAACCCGAATACGCTTAGCCTCAGAAATGATGCACGAACAAGATAGCTGGGTCCGCGATGGCATTATTAATGATATTGAAGATATGAATGCCATTATTGATCAGTTTATTGATTATCTGCGGCATCACAAAGAAGAGGTCGCAGAAAAAGAAAACCTGAATAATTTAATTCGAGAACTGGTACAAGCAGAGTTAGTGCAGCAGCGTGCAATCAGTACTGATTTAGATACTAATTTGCCCTTTATTTATCTGCGGCGAATAGCCATAAAAAGGTTATTAAATAATCTATTAGAAAATGCTTTGCGCTACAGCGAAGGCGCTATTGAAATAAGCAGTGGCTATGAACGTAAAAAGAAACGGGTATTTATTCAAGTACGCGATCATGGTCCTGGTATTCCTGAAACCAATATACCCACCATGTTTCAACCCTTCACCCAAGGTGATGAAGCCCGAGGCAGCAGTGGCTCCGGTTTAGGCTTAGCTATTATTAAAAAAATAGTTGATATGCATCATGGTGAAATAGAACTGCATAATCATGTGGAAGGTGGTTTAGTGGTGAGTATTTACTTACCTATTAAGCCGAAAAGTAAACTACTTTAA